The genomic segment gccctctttcgcgcaggtcatgatgtatccagtgcttcatttgtaaatcacaaggtgccggaacgctaagtacatatcacagcgcaggtacgacgagcacaggtcccggaacgcacataaaacgccgcttaaaacagcacacacatgccacttacaatgcagtgggacttatttaggctatactgcagtgacggtatcagtctttatgtcagtgattaataaagtggcgtcttgagcaaaggcgacttctgtgtccagcggaacggaacacacacacatacacacacacacacacaatttgttaaattgaagcaaattcaagggacaccacggctcctttacgcacacgctgtgaggttttggagctcctttacgcagacagattattctaaaccgcagcagtttataacacgtcattgagctaatatctacattttacagtctgggctgtttacattattatttacacccaggggtggactggccatctggcataccgggcataatcccggtgggccgttgacccaatgtgggccggtctggtccgctatgttgttgtttttgttttttttctcttcttcctctctaaattccctccaattgggccggccaattggctacagagggctagcagtgtgttgccagcatcgacacatattattggtctattgtttgtcattgtcaatcaatcatgggctgacaggctcagagagccctgacagtgctgtcaatcacaatacaaaccgggggcgggagtcgcgggactggctgctgctgagacagaaacttaacttaatggataataagagtaaaaaaacgcccgggtggcgctgagaagcatcgggaaaaaaagcagaagtctctggaggtggaggctgctaaatatGCCAAAtagacggacctatgtggtgccgggttcaccagcccagcagcagcaggtgcgccgggagacgagcgaggaggactcgacaatgatgagcgagtggaggcagacatgtgagcgcgcattttcaattttcaatacactctccaaactggctcgttacttgagcagcggaggttggcgtcgcacgcctctacccacggcgcacccccccctctctctctctcactctctctctctctctctctctctctcactcgctgccccctccctcctgagatgtgcaggtcccggtggcgtgtttgccgtcgggggggggggttggtctatccctccgcaggttcaccttcagaaatcttgttacgacttttacttcctctagaataggataagagatagtgtcttattttgtgtgcctagatctggtttccctttgctgagttatcataaggggcattgtgtatcactcttgctactgatgagaggtccatgtttagtgatatttacagaatgttttagtggttatactgcggtttattaatgttcttgggcagacacaagaggcacttgtttatagttaattctttgttgtctctagatgcactggtccattactatttgaacctcagcatctagggttcaaaattggtaaaattatacattatatgcatattgttgttgtaatttttcagtcagttgagataaatcttgaggagaaacattttgggttgttttgtgtctgtatagacctactataaaaagagctttgcattttttattttagttcttgtacttttgatacttaagtacatttcaacaccagatacttttgatacttaagtacttttaatatgagctactttaagacatttagaagacataagttacgtcaatttaatggcagatttgctcggctaattatgtgggccggtctgagccaaaaaatgcccgggccgttttgttctcccagtccagccctgtttacacctgatatgtgtggatgaattttaatgaattcaattccctcatcctctggtggtgacatttacgcaccgagccacggactgtacatgacgatgtgctagttattttggttcatcttagaagtctgcatttgttattattttatgaaattgtgatgctattgttaagaaagctttatatataatttattagattatcttgttgttgcgtggccacaaattagtatTTCATCCACCaatgtcaacaggggctccgtaattttctagtgattacattatattgttatattttattttaatcatttcttaaaaaactttttttaatattcatatttttttcgatacgagaggtaccggatctgctcaaataagtcccagaacgcaggcaagccaacacgccggcacaaagtaagcacaaacatgtatagaaaaatgtgaggctacaggaggaatttgatcatagatttgcagacttcaagacgcacagagcgacttttacaaaaattttgcggatcccttctcctttgatgtgcaagatgccccttctgtgcttcaaatggagctcattggcctgcagtgcaactctgacctcaaagccaagttcagggaggtgagtggaaaggaagacaagcttgggcaatttttgtgagaattgaacctcagcttccttgagctttcccgaatgttcaagcggaccatgtgccttttttggagcacatatttgtgtgaaaagctcttctccaccttgaacttcaataagtccaggtacaggtccaggcttactgatgatcatcttcaagccatactgagggtctcaactgcttcctccctcaagccaaatgtggctcagctatgtgagaggaagcgctgccaggtctctggcagcaagaagtaggcaagagaagccatgtttacaagaaccgttcgtgttcttcaatattctattcatgttcagaaaaacccattgaagttaaataacagttagtaatgacattagagaagtttggatttttttagcaaagtttttttttttgtggaatacctgatgcggcccagcctcacccagatactgcctccagcggccccgatgtaatttgagtttgagacccctgtaGTAGACCTTCGAGTTAGGGAATAAGCTACAAGTTAATGTGGTATTTCTACCTTAACTTGAGTAAATATTCTATTCATTAGTGCTTTTActtaataaactgtaaatactTCCCTCACCACTGAGCGCAATGAATAATGGTGTGTGTTGCTAGGTTAGTGACCGTCAGTTGTACACTAAAAGATGCTTTGAGTCCACTATATAGGGTTTGCAAAATCTCATGAAACATTTGGACAGCACTACAAAATGGCAAACTCACTATTTAGTGGCCTGCAATTTGAGAAGTGAGTGATTACGCACACAGTGGATATGTTTGTTCTTCAGGGGCATGCTCCCTGGGACATTAGGGCAAAGACGATGATGCATTTGTGTAATTAGAATAGATTGTGCCCCAACAGTGCCAATGGGTATCTCATGCTAAAAGAggacacattttttgtttgatgtaCCTAACAATTGGGAAAGAGTCCACAGTCCATTAAGATTACAGCAGAGCAATTTAAGCAGCTCAGACGACCCAGAACGGGAGCATCCAGGCGATCCACACATAGCTGACACTTGCCAGACCACAAGGTAAAAGATACTCTACAAACCTTGAATCTCATCGTTTTTCAAATgcattttctgtttgaatcgTACCCTATCTTTTGTGGACTTTATTTAGAATTTGCTgtcatacaaaaaaaacatggtgcTTGGAACCTACACAGGCTCCCAGGCTGTGATAATAAAGTAATTAATGAATGAAAGGGATTTTTGTGATCATAAAATGACTGCAAAAATGATTTCCTATTTTCAGTGATACTAAAAGAGACCCTTTGAATTCTTAGATGGAGAAACTTCTACTTTTGACGGTCCTGATATCAACATGTTTCGCAGAACCCATCGGTACGTCGTCACTTTTTGTTCAGTTAAAGAACTTTGTAAGCATAAAGCAGCATTTGATTGGTCAAATGTAACCACAATTCTTCAGTTTATGTTTGGTAACATGGTCAATATTCtttctcactctcctcctctgactcacTGTTCGATTTTCCACCACTGCAGATCTGGAGGGTAAAGTGTTCGTCTTCTCCAAGGAGAGCAAAGTTGATCGTATCAGCCTCCTCACAAATCATACTGAGTTCAACTCGGTGACCATCTGTCTCAGGTGGTGTAATATTAAAGCATGTTTTTTGCGGGGAATGTATGTAGAGCTGTTTCCATCGGTTTCTTACAGCTGGTTGTTCTCTTCAGGTTCCTCACAGATGTCAAAAAGAACTACGCCCTCTTCTCTTTGTCTACAGCGTCGCACAACAATGCCTTTGTGCTCTTTAAGATCAATTCAGAAGACGTGATCAGGATGCACGCCCAGGACGGCGGCACAGACTTCCTGTCGCTGTCATTTCCTCCAAACACGTGGCACTCCATGTGTGCTACCTGGCGCTCTGAGAATGGCTTGGCTCAGCTGTGGGTGGACGGCATGCCAACCATCAAGAGATTCATCAAATCTGGACAGCCCATCAAAGGAAAGCCCAGCATTATCTTGGGTCAAGAACAAGACAGCTATGGTGGGGGCTTTGACGCAGATCAGTCTTTTATTGGTATGATGGCTAAAGTCCACATGTGGAACTACGTCATCCCTGACTCTGAGATAAAACGCTATATGAAGGACAGATGCTTCACCCCAGGCAATGTGTTCAACTGGAGGTCCCTGGATTATGTAATCTCAGGGCAGGTTTATGTGGAAGATGACCAATCTAGTGTGTAACATGGTGTAAAATAGTGAATGAATGGCTAGTCAGCACATTTGTTGCAACATCCACTATCATGTGAATAATTAGAACTGTAGAGATTATTAAAATCTTTCTAGTTACTTCAAATTGTGGTTGTATTCCTTGTTGTACACACAAAACTCCTGATACCATGTAATAAGACAACACTTGTGAATGAGGGGGATCAAAACCAAGATttagaaaatatgtttaatCTTTTAAAATCCGACATGAAAACATCACCACCACATAACTGAAACAtggcagggcggggggggggggggacaggcaGCACATGTTGCATGAGAAGGCATTTCCGTGACTCCtatatgtacatatacacattttataCACAGTAGAAATATAGTAATTGAAGCATATAGGACAACCAGCGACGTTGGCTCGTGAGCCACGTGAAACATTCATGTAGAAAAATGCATGGGAGCTGAACGACCCAGAATCATCATGGAGAGAATATATCTATCATATCACAATCTAAACATGAAttataaaaagtcaaattgtCAAATCGTCCCCCTTCACAGGCAACACACGCTATAAAGTTTTAGACATCCTTCTGTCAGTTTACAGTATACGTACAATCGTCTACATAACACAACTTTGTCATTTCAGCCTACAACCAGCAATCATATTAATAAATACACTTCTTAGAGCTGAGAGGTGGCAGATTGTGGTTCATATTGCATTACTTCCAATATTTTGTAGTGTTGATGCTGAGTGCCCTTTAAGCACCGGAGGATGACGTTTGTCTTGTGCCACTGGAGTAGTACATTACAACTACGCCACAAGTGGTCTGCATCCAGCAGTTACACAGTACCACTACcacccattaaaaaaaaatgacaacataAAGCATCAAAAGTCAAGCAGCCACAAAATAtaatctgattatttttttaaataagattTTTCAGGGGAGTGTTTTTCTTTGGCCGCGGTTTGACTCTCAACCGACTAAATACAACTTTAAACTGATCTGTTTTGAGGAAACCAGCATTTTACATTTCGGCATAATATCAGAACTAATAAATTTCAAGTACATTCGCCTAACTATACAAAGGGTGGTAAATAATGGGTTCTAAGAGCTACCACGACTGCAGCAAATTGAACTTCTCACAGGATTTCACAGGAATGTGGAGATATCTCTTGAAATGTTTCAGGCCAAGGTTAAATTCgttttttgagaaaaaaaaataaatcttctgGGTCCAGGTTTATATCAGAAACAGCCTATCAGACATAAAATCAttgaccaaaaaatgtaaataaaaataaaaacacgcaTCCAGTTTAATAATAGATTCAAAACACAGGTCAACCCAGTGTTATTACCATATAAAACAAATCAGTTCAGGAGTGTCTTATTTCTTCTTTGTCATCTGTACTGGATCCTGAACATTCACAGGAACTCCCTACTCTTTTCTTTGGTGCCGTGGCTGGCTCTTAATACAAAAGTCTTCTGAATCCTCAACTGTGCATCAATGAGTCATTTTCCTTCTTTCTATATTCATAACTCacatttcctccctctctgctgcatgTGCTTAACGGACATGAAGATAAATTCATAAAATTAGACCATGTCTAAGATCTTGAGTTCTGCTACGATTCAAATATTTGAATCGGAAATTACTTCTGGGGTACAAAGTTTTCAGCAACATCTGGGGCTTGTTTAGTGCTCTAAACAATAAGATAGATACTTTATGAAAATCCCGCTGAATTATGAACTCCCAAGTTAAAGGTTGAGTAAGACCACCtacaaaaaaacagttttacacATGATTGGTAATATTGGTCCGAGAGTGGATGCGGCCGTGTGTCATTTCTGTAACCAGCAGAAATGAATTAGACCCAGATCTGTTCTGTCTGATGCCAGAAGAGTGACTGAACACTCAACATGGATGTGACCGAAAGGGATTGTACTAGTGTTTGCATTAAAATAGGAAATTCCTTTTAAACCCTGACAACTGATGAGTTGGTCCAGACATACAAATGGCAGTTTGATGACGTCAGCTGTAGTGATAAGGCAGGTTTCTCTGAACAACTACGACACGAACCTTTGAAAATGTCAGTTATACATCACGTTAGGGGCGGAGCAAACATGTAAAGGCACACACATGACAGATAGAAGCTTGGATATTACTGTTCTATTAACTTTATACCATATGACAGGATCTACTGTTCAGCAGCGCTGTCGACACCTCATCTTTCCGTGTTCATTTATACTCCAGCACATATGGTCACATCAGAGGGGGAGATTTTCAGGGTTGTAATTATGTGATCTGCCATGTTAAGACACATTCTATGaaattagaaaaagaaaaaaaaacgttaaTGTACATTCAGCAACGGCAAGATCTGGTTGGACCTTTGCAGCACCACCGTGGCTTCCAGCAGAATATCTGATCACAAACCGTGAAACTATATTACCGTAGGGATCTGGTTCAACCCATTCCTTCAGCGTTTCAAAAGTCTGACTTCAAACAAATACTGTCCATCCACAAccaggaaaaaaactgaaatgcatACTTGATTGCAGAGTTGACAGCAGCAAGTGTTGATTCGAACAATGACCACTGATAGCCCAGATTTCCCCCCTGAACATGAGGCATGCCGAGGGGTTATGGACATGCGCTGATGTGAGTGTGAGCCGCAGAAATGTGAACCCATTTAGACAGGAAAATACTCGCTCCTATAAACGCAGGCTATGCCCTCCATGTGCTCTTTAAGTGTGTGTATTCCTGCTGAAAGGCTGTCTGTGCCCACTCACGTCTCTTCTTGCTGTGAAAAATGGGCACAAACAAGACTCTTCTGGAGAATTTGACTGTCTTCACCATCCACTGGTGACAAGGGGGCTTTTTCATTATATACAAGTAATTATTTTGATTCTATGTTTACCTTGCAGCAGACTGTCATGTTGCAAAGATGAAGGAGAACCCCTGCCAAAGCTATTCATAAGCTTCCAATTCAGGGTCCTTTATTTTGTCCCCAAGGTGTTAATAAAGGCAATGGGGCTTTGTGGCAGGTGTGGAAATAGTGTACACACAGCGACTTTGTTGGTGGCGGGGAAAGTCTCAGGCCCTACCGCACACTGGCTCCTTATTGTTCCAGTCCTTGCTTTAAACACCGCTGTGACCTCCGCTGCACCTCCAAGCATCATCCAATGACCCCTGCATATACTGTACGTATAGGGTGAGACAACATCGCAGGTGCAACGGAGGGTCTGCTTTGGATGCTTGTTCTCTTCATCCTTACTTCCACCTCTGACCAGGCCAGAAACGCCTCATTCTAGGATTGCACCGTGTCGATTTTTTTACTGTAAAGAAAGAAGCAATACAAGGATTATGATAAGAAATGTGCAGCTACTACTGACAGAcgccaaaataaaagcataaataaaATTCAAGATCAGATTTATGTATCATTGTTTATACTTACAAAACAGATGTTTGTCtctgggatgatgtctgatagTGAAACTACATCTTCATTTCCAGAGAGGTTGCGGGAATTATCTGCAGCCTCTTCTTCGCCAAAACTGacacagaaaaaagaaatggtTAGTGAGACACAACCTCCAACACAAGTGAGAAAAATGctgttcttccttttctttaacTGCATTCTGTACCTGTGGTTATCACCCCGGTCGTGGTCAGTGTTTGCGGATTTGTGCACGTCCACtccaacagagctgcagagaaacgGAGCAAagaataataatgagatgatAATAATAAGATGGAAGAACAAAGGTAATATATTACATATGGGAactttactgtatttatttttgccatggattttgtgaagcactttagAAGCGTGTtaagataagtgctatacaattaaagttattattatcattattattattgtcatctTTACCGcaggggaggagaggtggaggcgACTCCTGTGCTGCCTAGTGATGAGGTGGAGAGGTTGGCCTCACTGTCAGCAGGGTTGTCTAGTGGAGGGCTCCTCAGAACGAGATCAGATCTGCCCGACAGCACGcctgaaaacatttttatcatAACTTTCAACACCAGTATATCCAGTGTGCGCACTGATAGAATGCAGACAATTTCTGGATGCCTCAGCTCTTACCACTGTCGGCTTCTGACTCTGTGCTTTTGAAGTGGCTGTGGTACATCAGTCTGGAGTCGAGAGATATCTGCCCTGCTGCGCTGGAGAGCGGGGTGGGACCTCCGAGGGTGGGGGCCCTCCTAAGACCTCCCTGACCTCCACTACGACTCTTCTTAGATGGGGATGGTTTTACTAAAGAAGACAGAGAGCGTTTAGGTGGATAGGACAAGACATTTATAAAATGTCAATTAAATGGACATTAAGCACATAAATGCCTACTTACGTGGAATTTTCTTAAATACTGTGCTGCACATGAACTGCTGGAAACGCTCTGCATAGAAGCCAGGTCTGTGAACTGAAACTGTGTCCTGAAGTAGTGAAAAAGCAACACAGCCATTAGCACCTGACACATACACTAACATTTTTTAGTTTACGTGCTATCACATCAGCAGCAAGCACAACTTTTCATTAGGTTTTGAACAGTCTTCAGTAAGCTTTTATATCAACACTATTTATATCAATTAATACTTCTACTCTGACCCACTGTGCTCAATTCGTCTGCTTATTGATCTGTTCTTTCATAGAACATTTGGTGTGTATTCTCTTACCCCGTCATGGACCAAAGCCTTCCAGGAGTGTTCCAACCTCTTAATGAACCTGaataagaagagaaaagaaaaccattTACTGCGAGTTATGTAAATCGGCAATGTAGGTGGAAGGCTTGCTCATGAATGAAGAACAAACGTTTAAGCGAGGAAGTGATACTACACTGACCTGTAGGACTGGAGAATGTCGATGACGCCGATGTAGATCAGCAACCTCTCTCCTTTATTGTTACGAGCTGGAATACCACCCATGCTGGAAGAACAAGGCCAGAGAAGCAACAAGATTTAAATCAATTGTCCAGGGCCAGTCACAGATGACACACCAGATAAAAAGCTTGCGATGAGCTCAGCTACATGACTCACTGGTCTTCTGAATCTAAAGCTCCCTTCCCTCGAGCCTCCCCCTGGATGGACTCCATGGCTGTACAGTACAGACTCTTCTGGGCTTGCGGCCGGCGCTGGTCTGGAGTCACAGCTCCCTCTGACCCACCGCTGTCCCCCGAATAGCCCCCACTGCGCTCTCGCTCCCGACTGGCCTGGTCCATGTTGTGGATGCCCACCAGCAGACTGTAATCCATGATCTTGAAACTCTGTAATAGCTAAATGAAACATAGAGTGACACGGCCATCAAATAGGGAAAGTACAGTACGCACATTGTATCATGggcacaatcacacaatcacacacactcagacatcaGAATTGGAAAGGACAGTAACACCCTCAAATAGGAGCATGTACACTATACTTTCTAATTTAATCGTTaaaaaaagagagcacattttcACACTAATATTAATGTTACATTCAGTGGTTTAATAACATTGGTAGATTTGTGTGACTTAATGGTCTGTATTGAGCGCGTTATTTCCTGGGTTGAGGAAATTTGCGGCATATAAATTGTGATGTTTTCCATTGTTACAAACTTAGAAGATGTCATCGGGTTCTGAGTGTCTGTATAGCATATTGATCCTAGATCCATACCTCAATACACATGGTTTACAGTATCAAACTTTTCCTCCGGAGAAAATAATTATCAACTTCTGGTTTATGTTATAATCCATTTtgcaataatataataataataataatatattgagCTAAGCTTGAGTGAACAACAATAACTCTCTGGGGTTAGGTATAAGGGGTTAGGGTAGTAAGTGTCTCTGTGACTCACCAAGCAGTCCCTCTGTATAGTCTTGCACAGAGCATTGTAGTTGTCAGATTCCAGCAGCAGACCGTCGGGCAAGTCCTCGATGAAGTCCAAGTCTTTGTAAGTGGGAAcagccttttctctctctttaggAGAGGCTCGTCTCTTGTAGGTGGAGCCCTTCATGTCGTATTTGAGGTGCATGGGAATTATCCGAGGGAGAAGATTGTTCATCACTACCATACGGATGTTCTTGCCCCCGCGCTGAACGCAGTACAGTCCATAGAACTTGGGCAGCAGGGTGCGcttgttttggtttatattcTACAAGGGAgcaggaaaatggaaaaagataTTTGAGGTTCGAAACACTTGAACTGGAAAGAAACTCTTGCTCCTACTTGCAATAACAATCATTCATACAGGAAACACTCAATCCAGGCTCACCATGAAGTATCCCGGCAGGAGTTTCTGGAGGAACTCAGCCTCTTTGTGCTGAACGGCCTTGATGATGAACTCATCATCACTAGAGACGTAGAAGATTGATCCACTGGCTCCGGGATTAGACAGCTCGATCAGTGGCTCGTTACACAGAGAATACTTCGAGAGGAAGTGGAGTCAGCGTTAGTATCCATTCAAAACATGGCGGCATATCCAGAACTCTAATTTAACTACATCAGTGACTCTAAAAACCCCAAGTGGTTGTAAAGAGGTTgacagtggagaaaaaaaaagacatatatGCAAAATAAAGGCTTTTTTTGGAATGAGCGCAAATAATAGTTGCATAATGATGGTGCTTCTAGGCCACTGATTTCTGAATACACAGTAACTTTATCGAAGTTGTTCGACTACATATATATGCTGCCATTTCAATTTGGGGTGACAAAAACACTTTTCGTAAacctggatgtgtgtgtctggtgtaaGTACTGACCAGATAGTCATCTGGCCGAATGCCAAACAGTTCTCTGAAGTAACGAAAGGCAATAGGAGCGTAGGTCTTAAAGCGAAAGTCACTGTAGTGATGAGCGGGTGTCAGGTTACTGCCTTCACTGAAAAatatgagagacagagaaaaagacaggggggggggccatCACATTTCATGAAACTAAAAGATTACTATGTTATTTCAAGGACTTCTGCTACCAACCTGGGGAAAAAGATGCTTTCGACCACCACAAAGTCCTGCATTAGAACATCCCTCTCTGCTTTTTGACTTAAACTTCCAATAGTGTGAGCAATACCCAGTTGGATTGCACCTTTCAGGGCAGATGACGTGGTCTAGAAAGgttggagaggaagagagagagagagttagcaCTGGAACCAACAACTTCTTGCTCTCAGAGATTTCTGCTGTTTTACTCACTATTTCTGGGCGTCTAGTGGGAGGAATTTCAGAACTAATTTTAGAACATTTACACCAAACATATGGGCGTGCACACTGGttcttttttccacttttcacctctgcttctctgtgctGACGGTGTCAACAAACCCGTGTCACTGACCCCCATCCACCCCTAACCTTTTTATAGGTGGTCTCTCCTGTGGAGGTCTCGACGCCCCGGTGTCCAATGGTCTTCTTCATACTCTGGGTTGTGCTAGAAGAGCCAGGCACCTGAGGAGGGGGAAACattgaaatatgttttatgtaaatagtgtatgtgtgtttgtgtttgtgtgtgtgtgtgtgtgtgtgtgtgtgtgtgtgtgtgtgtgtgtgtgtgtgtgtgtgtgtgtgtgtgtgtgtgtgtttggctcaaCATTGTAATGAGTGTAGGCCCAACCCTACTTACAGTAACAACGTTTGGGAGTTTATTGCTTCATTGTTGACTCATTTTGCTACTGACAGTATACAAACTCTGCAAGAAAA from the Limanda limanda chromosome 11, fLimLim1.1, whole genome shotgun sequence genome contains:
- the LOC133013491 gene encoding C-reactive protein-like is translated as MEKLLLLTVLISTCFAEPIDLEGKVFVFSKESKVDRISLLTNHTEFNSVTICLRFLTDVKKNYALFSLSTASHNNAFVLFKINSEDVIRMHAQDGGTDFLSLSFPPNTWHSMCATWRSENGLAQLWVDGMPTIKRFIKSGQPIKGKPSIILGQEQDSYGGGFDADQSFIGMMAKVHMWNYVIPDSEIKRYMKDRCFTPGNVFNWRSLDYVISGQVYVEDDQSSV
- the LOC133013490 gene encoding phosphatidylinositol 4-phosphate 5-kinase type-1 alpha-like; the encoded protein is MATAGTADPGPTAPTGTSSLRKMASTEVPGSSSTTQSMKKTIGHRGVETSTGETTYKKTTSSALKGAIQLGIAHTIGSLSQKAERDVLMQDFVVVESIFFPSEGSNLTPAHHYSDFRFKTYAPIAFRYFRELFGIRPDDYLYSLCNEPLIELSNPGASGSIFYVSSDDEFIIKAVQHKEAEFLQKLLPGYFMNINQNKRTLLPKFYGLYCVQRGGKNIRMVVMNNLLPRIIPMHLKYDMKGSTYKRRASPKEREKAVPTYKDLDFIEDLPDGLLLESDNYNALCKTIQRDCLLLQSFKIMDYSLLVGIHNMDQASRERERSGGYSGDSGGSEGAVTPDQRRPQAQKSLYCTAMESIQGEARGKGALDSEDHMGGIPARNNKGERLLIYIGVIDILQSYRFIKRLEHSWKALVHDGDTVSVHRPGFYAERFQQFMCSTVFKKIPLKPSPSKKSRSGGQGGLRRAPTLGGPTPLSSAAGQISLDSRLMYHSHFKSTESEADSGVLSGRSDLVLRSPPLDNPADSEANLSTSSLGSTGVASTSPPLRSVGVDVHKSANTDHDRGDNHSFGEEEAADNSRNLSGNEDVVSLSDIIPETNICF